One Etheostoma cragini isolate CJK2018 chromosome 18, CSU_Ecrag_1.0, whole genome shotgun sequence DNA window includes the following coding sequences:
- the zgc:100997 gene encoding uncharacterized protein zgc:100997 isoform X1, producing MRMQDKANRDSQKKSSGEISDQRVQQLQDERIAVQRRTFTRWMNVFLQRRDPPIEVHDLFTDIQDGRILMALLEELSGCKLLHRFRSSPHRIFRLNNISKALAFLDDRHVKLLGIDASAIADGIPCVVLNLVWNMILHFQVKEVTGSLQKRLSSSLSSLSMSSYPSSSNLSPQPNDIGSYSCSTMPSKGRKAAREPKYHGKAIKTLLQWVQRCTSKFGVETHDFGKSWRSGLAFLALIKSINPALVDLKESLPREPREKIQLAFMIAHHNLDIPPLLEPEDVLCTSPDEQSIITYVSMFLRHCSGTDEDHATNSDDAEIPNFGSLESVSFEETLAEDPEAQALLQGLQKSSEQLMWTSWARRSSGSPCATSLDTSEATAPCVKEQSRCGSMLQHPSPMDAGIVGQEIQSWMEKASGDQGYSKRSTDESFSSSSEEGIHSLLALDSDEEDAYSYILNLNKEAFQPYNQMLRQVPMVEEETEEVMFLNGQKMEYSKHLEVYEMLNGTGCKHQGGLLAQNVESEIRAQSAIYSMFDWDKNESSSKDMANSMAVVSMKPGKDCSDNGEESEDERVVIGQSNDDSDCYEEEERKEKTENARLVKHGCNKRAVLVDETLVFEVASWKEESVEERRGLFEKGGQVSEKRVVDHEEAEVNEKVSTDEAVHRVRDAGACSINTKEENDGKAPKMENKDKVDYNDTVTNSVDFEEVRTVEEKDNIKKHKLTDRVATRIDHPGKTASKNDTNGAVNVRGGESWTPACSERSQSFREGGFILQSSAASCDITPLELEMLLVLWILLYSCFILA from the exons ATGAGAATGCAGGACAAGGCCAACAGGGATTCACAAAAGAAGTCATCGGGAGAGATCAGTGATCAACGTGTGCAACAGCTTCAAG ATGAGAGGATAGCAGTGCAGAGGAGAACCTTCACCAGGTGGATGAATGTGTTTCTGCAGAGG CGTGATCCTCCGATTGAAGTGCACGACCTGTTCACAGACATCCAGGATGGCAGGATACTGATGGCTCTGCTGGAGGAGCTGTCTGGGTGCAAGCTA CTTCATCGGTTTAGGTCGTCGCCTCACCGCATTTTCAGACTGAACAACATTTCCAAAGCCCTGGCGTTCCTGGATGACAgacat GTGAAGCTGCTTGGCATCGATGCCTCTGCTATTGCTGATGGGATCCCCTGTGTTGTTCTTAACCTTGTCTGGAACATGATCTTGCATTTTCAG GTAAAGGAGGTGACAGGAAGTCTCCAGAAACGTTTGTCTTCTAGCCTCTCTTCCTTATCAATGAGCAGTTATCCCTCCTCCAGCAACCTCTCGCCCCAGCCAAATGACATTGGCAGCTACTCCTGCAGCACTATGCCAAGCAAAGGCAGGAAGGCTGCCAGAGAGCCAAAGTACCATGGGAAAGCAATCAAGACTCTACTGCAGTGGGTCCAAAGATGCACATCAAA GTTTGGTGTGGAGACGCATGACTTTGGGAAGAGCTGGAGGAGCGGGTTGGCATTCCTAGCCTTGATTAAGTCCATAAACCCAGCCTTGGTCGATCTGAAGGAGAGTCTGCCCAGAGAGCCACGAGAAAAAATTCAACTGGCCTTCATGATAGCTCATCACAATTTGGATATACCACCTCTGCTGGAGCCTGAAG ATGTGTTGTGCACTTCACCAGATGAGCAGTCCATCATCACCTATGTGTCTATGTTCCTGCGGCATTGTTCAGGCACAGATGAG GATCACGCAACAAATAGTGACGATGCTGAGATCCCAAACTTTGGATCACTTGAGTCAGTCAGCTTTGAAGAGACCCTCGCTGAAGACCCAGAAGCCCAAGCTTTGCTCCAAGGGTTGCAGAAGAGCAGCGAGCAGCTAATGTGGACAAGCTGGGCTAGAAGATCCTCAGGGAGCCCCTGTGCCACCTCGCTTGACACAAGTGAAGCTACTGCACCATGCGTCAAAGAGCAAAGCCGGTGTGGAAGCATGTTACAACACCCTAGTCCAATGGACGCAGGCATAGTCGGTCAGGAGATCCAATCGTGGATGGAGAAAGCGTCTGGGGACCAGGGCTACAGCAAGCGAAGCACGGATGAAAGTTTTTCTTCGAGCTCTGAGGAAGGAATCCACAGCTTGTTGGCACTGGACTCAGATGAGGAGGATGCCTACAGCTACATCCTGAATCTTAATAAAGAGGCTTTTCAACCATATAATCAGATGCTAAGACAAGTACCAATGGTTGAAGAGGAAACAGAGGAAGTAATGTTCCTGAATGGACAAAAGATGGAATATTCAAAACATCTGGAAGTATATGAGATGTTAAACGGCACTGGATGTAAACATCAAGGAGGCTTACTTGCACAAAATGTTGAATCGGAAATCAGGGCTCAGTCAGCAATTTACAGCATGTTCGATTGGGACAAAAATGAAAGTAGTTCCAAAGACATGGCAAACAGTATGGCTGTGGTTAGCATGAAGCCAGGGAAAGACTGCAGCGACAACGGTGAGGAAAGTGAAGATGAGAGAGTTGTTATAGGACAGAGTAATGATGATAGTGATTGTTacgaagaagaagagaggaaggagaagacagaaaatgCTCGATTAGTAAAGCATGGATGTAATAAAAGAGCGGTCCTGGTAGATGAAACCTTGGTTTTTGAAGTGGCTAGTTGGAAGGAAGAGTCTgtagaagagaggagagggctTTTTGAAAAAGGTGGACAAGTGAGTGAAAAGAGAGTAGTAGACCATGAAGAAGCTGAAGTAAATGAAAAAGTATCAACTGATGAGGCTGTACATAGGGTCAGAGACGCCGGTGCGTGTAGCATtaacacaaaggaagaaaatgaCGGGAAAGCCCccaaaatggaaaacaaagacaaggtAGACTACAACGACACAGTCACAAATTCAGTGGATTTTGAGGAAGTAAGAACAGTAGAGGAGAAAGACAATATTAAGAAACATAAACTCACTGACAGGGTGGCAACAAGGATAGATCATCCTGGTAAAACTGCCTCAAAAAATGACACTAATGGAGCTGTTAACGTCCGTGGTGGTGAGAGCTGGACTCCTGCATGTAGTGAACGTTCTCAGTCATTCAG AGAGGGAGGATTTATCCTTCAGTCATCAGCAGCCTCTTGTGACATTACCCCATTAGAGCTGGAAATGCTCTTGGTCCTGTGGATCCTTCTCTACAGCTGCTTCATCCTAGCTTAA
- the zgc:100997 gene encoding uncharacterized protein zgc:100997 isoform X2: MALLEELSGCKLLHRFRSSPHRIFRLNNISKALAFLDDRHVKLLGIDASAIADGIPCVVLNLVWNMILHFQVKEVTGSLQKRLSSSLSSLSMSSYPSSSNLSPQPNDIGSYSCSTMPSKGRKAAREPKYHGKAIKTLLQWVQRCTSKFGVETHDFGKSWRSGLAFLALIKSINPALVDLKESLPREPREKIQLAFMIAHHNLDIPPLLEPEDVLCTSPDEQSIITYVSMFLRHCSGTDEDHATNSDDAEIPNFGSLESVSFEETLAEDPEAQALLQGLQKSSEQLMWTSWARRSSGSPCATSLDTSEATAPCVKEQSRCGSMLQHPSPMDAGIVGQEIQSWMEKASGDQGYSKRSTDESFSSSSEEGIHSLLALDSDEEDAYSYILNLNKEAFQPYNQMLRQVPMVEEETEEVMFLNGQKMEYSKHLEVYEMLNGTGCKHQGGLLAQNVESEIRAQSAIYSMFDWDKNESSSKDMANSMAVVSMKPGKDCSDNGEESEDERVVIGQSNDDSDCYEEEERKEKTENARLVKHGCNKRAVLVDETLVFEVASWKEESVEERRGLFEKGGQVSEKRVVDHEEAEVNEKVSTDEAVHRVRDAGACSINTKEENDGKAPKMENKDKVDYNDTVTNSVDFEEVRTVEEKDNIKKHKLTDRVATRIDHPGKTASKNDTNGAVNVRGGESWTPACSERSQSFREGGFILQSSAASCDITPLELEMLLVLWILLYSCFILA, from the exons ATGGCTCTGCTGGAGGAGCTGTCTGGGTGCAAGCTA CTTCATCGGTTTAGGTCGTCGCCTCACCGCATTTTCAGACTGAACAACATTTCCAAAGCCCTGGCGTTCCTGGATGACAgacat GTGAAGCTGCTTGGCATCGATGCCTCTGCTATTGCTGATGGGATCCCCTGTGTTGTTCTTAACCTTGTCTGGAACATGATCTTGCATTTTCAG GTAAAGGAGGTGACAGGAAGTCTCCAGAAACGTTTGTCTTCTAGCCTCTCTTCCTTATCAATGAGCAGTTATCCCTCCTCCAGCAACCTCTCGCCCCAGCCAAATGACATTGGCAGCTACTCCTGCAGCACTATGCCAAGCAAAGGCAGGAAGGCTGCCAGAGAGCCAAAGTACCATGGGAAAGCAATCAAGACTCTACTGCAGTGGGTCCAAAGATGCACATCAAA GTTTGGTGTGGAGACGCATGACTTTGGGAAGAGCTGGAGGAGCGGGTTGGCATTCCTAGCCTTGATTAAGTCCATAAACCCAGCCTTGGTCGATCTGAAGGAGAGTCTGCCCAGAGAGCCACGAGAAAAAATTCAACTGGCCTTCATGATAGCTCATCACAATTTGGATATACCACCTCTGCTGGAGCCTGAAG ATGTGTTGTGCACTTCACCAGATGAGCAGTCCATCATCACCTATGTGTCTATGTTCCTGCGGCATTGTTCAGGCACAGATGAG GATCACGCAACAAATAGTGACGATGCTGAGATCCCAAACTTTGGATCACTTGAGTCAGTCAGCTTTGAAGAGACCCTCGCTGAAGACCCAGAAGCCCAAGCTTTGCTCCAAGGGTTGCAGAAGAGCAGCGAGCAGCTAATGTGGACAAGCTGGGCTAGAAGATCCTCAGGGAGCCCCTGTGCCACCTCGCTTGACACAAGTGAAGCTACTGCACCATGCGTCAAAGAGCAAAGCCGGTGTGGAAGCATGTTACAACACCCTAGTCCAATGGACGCAGGCATAGTCGGTCAGGAGATCCAATCGTGGATGGAGAAAGCGTCTGGGGACCAGGGCTACAGCAAGCGAAGCACGGATGAAAGTTTTTCTTCGAGCTCTGAGGAAGGAATCCACAGCTTGTTGGCACTGGACTCAGATGAGGAGGATGCCTACAGCTACATCCTGAATCTTAATAAAGAGGCTTTTCAACCATATAATCAGATGCTAAGACAAGTACCAATGGTTGAAGAGGAAACAGAGGAAGTAATGTTCCTGAATGGACAAAAGATGGAATATTCAAAACATCTGGAAGTATATGAGATGTTAAACGGCACTGGATGTAAACATCAAGGAGGCTTACTTGCACAAAATGTTGAATCGGAAATCAGGGCTCAGTCAGCAATTTACAGCATGTTCGATTGGGACAAAAATGAAAGTAGTTCCAAAGACATGGCAAACAGTATGGCTGTGGTTAGCATGAAGCCAGGGAAAGACTGCAGCGACAACGGTGAGGAAAGTGAAGATGAGAGAGTTGTTATAGGACAGAGTAATGATGATAGTGATTGTTacgaagaagaagagaggaaggagaagacagaaaatgCTCGATTAGTAAAGCATGGATGTAATAAAAGAGCGGTCCTGGTAGATGAAACCTTGGTTTTTGAAGTGGCTAGTTGGAAGGAAGAGTCTgtagaagagaggagagggctTTTTGAAAAAGGTGGACAAGTGAGTGAAAAGAGAGTAGTAGACCATGAAGAAGCTGAAGTAAATGAAAAAGTATCAACTGATGAGGCTGTACATAGGGTCAGAGACGCCGGTGCGTGTAGCATtaacacaaaggaagaaaatgaCGGGAAAGCCCccaaaatggaaaacaaagacaaggtAGACTACAACGACACAGTCACAAATTCAGTGGATTTTGAGGAAGTAAGAACAGTAGAGGAGAAAGACAATATTAAGAAACATAAACTCACTGACAGGGTGGCAACAAGGATAGATCATCCTGGTAAAACTGCCTCAAAAAATGACACTAATGGAGCTGTTAACGTCCGTGGTGGTGAGAGCTGGACTCCTGCATGTAGTGAACGTTCTCAGTCATTCAG AGAGGGAGGATTTATCCTTCAGTCATCAGCAGCCTCTTGTGACATTACCCCATTAGAGCTGGAAATGCTCTTGGTCCTGTGGATCCTTCTCTACAGCTGCTTCATCCTAGCTTAA
- the zgc:100997 gene encoding uncharacterized protein zgc:100997 isoform X3 yields the protein MILHFQVKEVTGSLQKRLSSSLSSLSMSSYPSSSNLSPQPNDIGSYSCSTMPSKGRKAAREPKYHGKAIKTLLQWVQRCTSKFGVETHDFGKSWRSGLAFLALIKSINPALVDLKESLPREPREKIQLAFMIAHHNLDIPPLLEPEDVLCTSPDEQSIITYVSMFLRHCSGTDEDHATNSDDAEIPNFGSLESVSFEETLAEDPEAQALLQGLQKSSEQLMWTSWARRSSGSPCATSLDTSEATAPCVKEQSRCGSMLQHPSPMDAGIVGQEIQSWMEKASGDQGYSKRSTDESFSSSSEEGIHSLLALDSDEEDAYSYILNLNKEAFQPYNQMLRQVPMVEEETEEVMFLNGQKMEYSKHLEVYEMLNGTGCKHQGGLLAQNVESEIRAQSAIYSMFDWDKNESSSKDMANSMAVVSMKPGKDCSDNGEESEDERVVIGQSNDDSDCYEEEERKEKTENARLVKHGCNKRAVLVDETLVFEVASWKEESVEERRGLFEKGGQVSEKRVVDHEEAEVNEKVSTDEAVHRVRDAGACSINTKEENDGKAPKMENKDKVDYNDTVTNSVDFEEVRTVEEKDNIKKHKLTDRVATRIDHPGKTASKNDTNGAVNVRGGESWTPACSERSQSFREGGFILQSSAASCDITPLELEMLLVLWILLYSCFILA from the exons ATGATCTTGCATTTTCAG GTAAAGGAGGTGACAGGAAGTCTCCAGAAACGTTTGTCTTCTAGCCTCTCTTCCTTATCAATGAGCAGTTATCCCTCCTCCAGCAACCTCTCGCCCCAGCCAAATGACATTGGCAGCTACTCCTGCAGCACTATGCCAAGCAAAGGCAGGAAGGCTGCCAGAGAGCCAAAGTACCATGGGAAAGCAATCAAGACTCTACTGCAGTGGGTCCAAAGATGCACATCAAA GTTTGGTGTGGAGACGCATGACTTTGGGAAGAGCTGGAGGAGCGGGTTGGCATTCCTAGCCTTGATTAAGTCCATAAACCCAGCCTTGGTCGATCTGAAGGAGAGTCTGCCCAGAGAGCCACGAGAAAAAATTCAACTGGCCTTCATGATAGCTCATCACAATTTGGATATACCACCTCTGCTGGAGCCTGAAG ATGTGTTGTGCACTTCACCAGATGAGCAGTCCATCATCACCTATGTGTCTATGTTCCTGCGGCATTGTTCAGGCACAGATGAG GATCACGCAACAAATAGTGACGATGCTGAGATCCCAAACTTTGGATCACTTGAGTCAGTCAGCTTTGAAGAGACCCTCGCTGAAGACCCAGAAGCCCAAGCTTTGCTCCAAGGGTTGCAGAAGAGCAGCGAGCAGCTAATGTGGACAAGCTGGGCTAGAAGATCCTCAGGGAGCCCCTGTGCCACCTCGCTTGACACAAGTGAAGCTACTGCACCATGCGTCAAAGAGCAAAGCCGGTGTGGAAGCATGTTACAACACCCTAGTCCAATGGACGCAGGCATAGTCGGTCAGGAGATCCAATCGTGGATGGAGAAAGCGTCTGGGGACCAGGGCTACAGCAAGCGAAGCACGGATGAAAGTTTTTCTTCGAGCTCTGAGGAAGGAATCCACAGCTTGTTGGCACTGGACTCAGATGAGGAGGATGCCTACAGCTACATCCTGAATCTTAATAAAGAGGCTTTTCAACCATATAATCAGATGCTAAGACAAGTACCAATGGTTGAAGAGGAAACAGAGGAAGTAATGTTCCTGAATGGACAAAAGATGGAATATTCAAAACATCTGGAAGTATATGAGATGTTAAACGGCACTGGATGTAAACATCAAGGAGGCTTACTTGCACAAAATGTTGAATCGGAAATCAGGGCTCAGTCAGCAATTTACAGCATGTTCGATTGGGACAAAAATGAAAGTAGTTCCAAAGACATGGCAAACAGTATGGCTGTGGTTAGCATGAAGCCAGGGAAAGACTGCAGCGACAACGGTGAGGAAAGTGAAGATGAGAGAGTTGTTATAGGACAGAGTAATGATGATAGTGATTGTTacgaagaagaagagaggaaggagaagacagaaaatgCTCGATTAGTAAAGCATGGATGTAATAAAAGAGCGGTCCTGGTAGATGAAACCTTGGTTTTTGAAGTGGCTAGTTGGAAGGAAGAGTCTgtagaagagaggagagggctTTTTGAAAAAGGTGGACAAGTGAGTGAAAAGAGAGTAGTAGACCATGAAGAAGCTGAAGTAAATGAAAAAGTATCAACTGATGAGGCTGTACATAGGGTCAGAGACGCCGGTGCGTGTAGCATtaacacaaaggaagaaaatgaCGGGAAAGCCCccaaaatggaaaacaaagacaaggtAGACTACAACGACACAGTCACAAATTCAGTGGATTTTGAGGAAGTAAGAACAGTAGAGGAGAAAGACAATATTAAGAAACATAAACTCACTGACAGGGTGGCAACAAGGATAGATCATCCTGGTAAAACTGCCTCAAAAAATGACACTAATGGAGCTGTTAACGTCCGTGGTGGTGAGAGCTGGACTCCTGCATGTAGTGAACGTTCTCAGTCATTCAG AGAGGGAGGATTTATCCTTCAGTCATCAGCAGCCTCTTGTGACATTACCCCATTAGAGCTGGAAATGCTCTTGGTCCTGTGGATCCTTCTCTACAGCTGCTTCATCCTAGCTTAA
- the prkrip1 gene encoding PRKR-interacting protein 1 homolog: MAAHTQKNNKPAKPGGKEAQPLIIAKTPAEEQRLKLERLMRNPDKPAPIPDRPKEWNPRAPPEFVRDVMGSSAGAGSGEFHVYRHLRRREYQRQDFLDKIADKLDEDDHYLEKVEQNKKAADERTAKRRKKREKLKKKKEMAKKAKLESKNKDEDDDDAEKSTDSSEEDEGEKEADDDAEAPSFIMGKK, from the coding sequence ATGGCGGCGCACACGCAAAAGAATAACAAGCCAGCGAAACCTGGAGGAAAAGAGGCACAGCCTCTCATAATCGCCAAAACTCCTGCGGAGGAACAGCGTCTGAAGTTGGAGAGGTTAATGCGAAACCCGGATAAGCCCGCTCCCATCCCGGACCGGCCTAAAGAATGGAACCCGCGGGCTCCGCCGGAGTTCGTCCGAGATGTGATGGGCTCCAGCGCGGGTGCAGGCAGCGGGGAGTTCCATGTTTACAGGCACCTCCGACGCAGAGAGTATCAGAGGCAGGACTTTCTGGACAAGATAGCAGATAAGCTCGACGAAGACGACCATTATCTGGAGAAGGTggagcaaaacaaaaaggcagCAGATGAAAGAACGGCAAAGCGCAGGAAGAAGCGGGAAaagttgaagaagaaaaaggagatgGCCAAGAAGGCAAAGCTAGAGTCCAAAAACAAGGACGAAGACGACGACGACGCCGAGAAGAGCACAGACAGCAGTGAAGAAGACGAAGGGGAGAAAGAAGCTGACGATGATGCCGAGGCACCTAGCTTCATCATGGGGAAGAAATAA
- the glrx5 gene encoding glutaredoxin-related protein 5, mitochondrial, with translation MNSLIRSTARCLRLGAAVYLPRQADGRVWSASARFLCASADLQKDLGEMVKKDKVVVFMKGTPAQPMCGFSNAVVQILRMHGVDDYAAYNVLEDSELREGVKTFSNWPTIPQVYFSGEFVGGCDILLQMHQNGDLVEELKKLGISSALLEAEKESK, from the exons ATGAACAGTTTAATTCGATCCACTGCGAGGTGTCTTCGGCTGGGGGCGGCGGTCTATCTGCCTAGGCAGGCCGACGGACGCGTGTGGTCGGCCTCGGCCCGGTTCCTGTGCGCGTCAGCGGACCTCCAAAAAGACCTTGGTGAGATGGTCAAAAAGGACAAAGTGGTGGTGTTTATGAAGGGGACGCCGGCTCAGCCCATGTGTGGCTTCAGTAATGCCGTGGTTCAGATCCTCCGGATGCATGGGGTGGACGACTATGCTGCGTACAACGTATTAGAGGACTCCGAGCTCAGAGAAG GAGTTAAGACCTTCTCCAACTGGCCCACGATACCCCAGGTCTACTTCAGCGGCGAGTTTGTGGGGGGCTGCGACATCCTGCTCCAGATGCACCAGAACGGAGATCTGGTGGAGGAGTTGAAGAAGCTGGGGATCAGCTCTGCACTGCTGGAGGCTGAGAAAGAGTCCAAGTAG